A DNA window from Bradyrhizobium barranii subsp. barranii contains the following coding sequences:
- the aroA gene encoding 3-phosphoshikimate 1-carboxyvinyltransferase, which produces MTDSDKPTPLQSRASGPLTGKVRVPGDKSISHRALILGALAVGETRISGLLEGEDVLNTAKSMQALGARVERTGDFAWKVNGVGVAGFAEPRAALDFGNSGTGCRLVMGAVAGCPISAVFDGDASLRSRPMRRILDPLEKMGAKVVSGGEGGRLPLTVQGARDPLPITYKTPVASAQIKSAVLLAGLAAPGTTTVIETEASRDHTELMLKHFGADITSVQEGQHGRRITLIGQPELHGATVVVPADPSSAAFPIVAALIVEGSDVVLSDVMTNPLRTGLFTTLREMGASIEESEVRGDAGEPMAQLRVRASKLRGVEVPPERAPSMIDEYLVLAVAASFAEGTTIMRGLQELRVKESDRLEATADMLRVNGVKVEVSGDDLIVEGRGHVPGGGTVATHMDHRIAMSALVMGCASDQPVTVDDTAFIATSFPDFIPMMRSLGAEFS; this is translated from the coding sequence TTGACTGATTCCGACAAGCCGACGCCGCTTCAGTCGCGCGCAAGCGGTCCCTTGACCGGGAAAGTACGGGTCCCTGGGGACAAGTCGATCTCCCACCGTGCCCTCATCCTGGGCGCGCTCGCGGTCGGCGAGACCCGGATTTCGGGCTTGCTTGAGGGCGAGGACGTCCTCAATACCGCAAAATCCATGCAGGCGCTGGGCGCCAGGGTCGAGCGTACCGGCGATTTCGCCTGGAAGGTGAACGGCGTGGGCGTCGCCGGCTTTGCCGAGCCCAGGGCAGCGCTCGATTTCGGCAACTCCGGCACCGGCTGCCGGCTCGTCATGGGCGCCGTCGCCGGCTGCCCGATTTCGGCGGTTTTCGACGGCGATGCCTCGCTGCGCAGCCGCCCCATGCGCCGGATCCTCGATCCGCTCGAGAAGATGGGCGCCAAAGTGGTGTCCGGCGGCGAGGGCGGACGTCTGCCGCTGACCGTCCAGGGCGCGCGCGATCCGCTGCCGATCACCTACAAGACCCCGGTCGCCTCGGCCCAGATCAAATCGGCCGTGCTGCTGGCGGGCCTGGCGGCGCCCGGCACCACGACGGTGATCGAGACCGAGGCCAGCCGCGACCATACCGAGCTGATGCTGAAGCACTTTGGCGCCGACATTACCTCCGTGCAGGAGGGTCAGCACGGCCGCCGCATCACGCTCATTGGCCAGCCCGAGCTGCATGGCGCCACCGTCGTGGTGCCCGCCGATCCCTCCTCTGCCGCCTTCCCAATCGTCGCGGCGCTGATTGTCGAAGGCTCGGATGTCGTCCTGTCCGACGTGATGACCAATCCGCTGCGTACCGGCCTGTTCACCACGCTGCGCGAAATGGGCGCCTCGATCGAGGAAAGCGAAGTCCGCGGCGATGCCGGCGAGCCGATGGCGCAGCTGCGCGTGCGCGCGTCGAAACTGCGCGGCGTCGAGGTGCCGCCGGAGCGGGCGCCCTCGATGATCGACGAATATCTGGTGCTGGCGGTGGCGGCCTCCTTCGCCGAAGGCACGACCATCATGCGCGGCCTCCAGGAGCTGCGCGTCAAGGAATCCGATCGGCTTGAGGCCACCGCCGACATGCTCCGCGTCAACGGCGTCAAGGTCGAGGTCTCCGGCGACGATCTGATCGTCGAGGGCCGCGGCCATGTCCCCGGCGGCGGCACTGTCGCCACGCACATGGATCATCGCATCGCGATGTCCGCGCTGGTGATGGGCTGCGCCTCCGACCAGCCGGTGACGGTCGACGACACCGCCTTCATCGCCACCAGTTTCCCGGACTTCATTCCGATGATGCGTTCGCTTGGGGCCGAGTTCTCATGA
- a CDS encoding tetratricopeptide repeat protein has translation MTSDGPSAVLSSDEIEAIARDAIAEAQAGRTQAALHKLMPLRKAQPRQPEAAMALLRIVHDRCLQREAAIDVLSEVAQSHDQDFWFLSTVGLCLEAARDIDDLNAPPPDIALFRLVVEKLSGLAKVHEGQPEQEPILEGLATAARMLSRQQDAIAESSYRKLTELNPQNSTHHYNLGLFYKTRGRFADGATANQIAASLADEVTESYEWNLGICATGAKNASLALDVWRRMGLAIEIGRFGLPECSLSQCKVKLAERPLAERTADQDDPGAEETIWIERLSPCHGIVRSVLYQKLGVDYGDVILIDGAPITHHTYGEVQVPVFPHLATLERRNYQLFDFAGTQDSARQLADLTAELDEDAVVYSHSESFVMICANCWRDPDLDHDRHEGLEKHVVTGRIAAPAGMAPARLLGLIDKAIEKQGRRCQLYAPDLCKAAGLVAREAIDRRRFALLTGN, from the coding sequence ATGACGTCGGACGGTCCAAGTGCGGTGCTCTCATCCGATGAGATCGAGGCGATTGCGCGCGATGCCATTGCGGAAGCTCAGGCGGGAAGAACACAGGCCGCGTTGCACAAGCTGATGCCGCTGCGAAAAGCGCAGCCCCGGCAGCCCGAAGCCGCCATGGCATTGCTGCGGATTGTCCATGATCGATGCTTGCAAAGAGAAGCCGCGATAGACGTTCTGTCAGAGGTCGCACAATCTCACGATCAGGACTTCTGGTTTCTCTCGACTGTAGGGCTCTGCCTTGAAGCAGCGCGCGACATTGACGATCTCAATGCACCGCCGCCCGATATTGCATTGTTCCGTTTGGTCGTCGAAAAACTGAGCGGGTTGGCCAAGGTCCACGAGGGGCAACCCGAACAGGAACCGATTCTCGAAGGTCTGGCCACTGCGGCGCGAATGCTGTCGCGCCAGCAAGATGCGATTGCCGAGAGCAGCTATCGGAAACTCACCGAACTCAATCCGCAAAACAGCACCCACCATTACAATCTGGGTCTTTTCTACAAGACACGCGGCAGATTCGCGGATGGCGCGACCGCAAACCAGATCGCAGCCAGCCTCGCGGACGAAGTCACCGAGAGTTACGAGTGGAATCTTGGTATCTGCGCCACCGGCGCAAAGAATGCCTCTCTGGCACTGGATGTCTGGAGGCGCATGGGGCTTGCGATCGAGATCGGGCGCTTTGGCTTGCCCGAATGCTCATTGTCTCAATGCAAGGTCAAGCTGGCGGAGCGGCCCCTGGCGGAGCGCACGGCCGATCAGGACGATCCGGGCGCGGAGGAAACCATCTGGATCGAACGGTTGAGCCCGTGCCACGGCATCGTCCGCAGTGTGCTCTACCAGAAGCTCGGCGTGGACTATGGCGACGTCATCCTGATCGACGGCGCGCCGATTACACATCACACGTATGGTGAGGTGCAGGTCCCGGTTTTTCCACATTTGGCGACGCTGGAGCGGCGGAACTATCAGCTATTCGACTTCGCCGGCACACAGGATTCGGCACGGCAACTGGCGGACTTGACCGCAGAGCTGGATGAGGACGCCGTCGTCTATTCGCATTCCGAGAGCTTCGTGATGATATGCGCGAATTGCTGGCGCGACCCCGATCTCGATCACGACCGTCACGAGGGATTAGAAAAGCACGTCGTCACGGGGCGAATTGCCGCTCCCGCGGGAATGGCCCCCGCACGACTGCTGGGGTTGATCGACAAGGCTATCGAGAAGCAGGGACGGCGCTGCCAACTCTATGCGCCAGATCTTTGCAAGGCGGCAGGGCTGGTGGCGCGTGAGGCGATCGACCGACGTCGGTTCGCTTTGCTGACGGGCAACTAG
- the ugpA gene encoding sn-glycerol-3-phosphate ABC transporter permease UgpA: MQKQAIFQAKLLPYALVAPQLAIVLIFFYWPAAQAVIQSFLLQDAFGLSTSFVWFENYQDLFKDPAYFEAVVRTFVFSFAIAVSSLSFALLLAVMADKPLRGSMLYRTLLIWPYAVAPPVVGVLWIFMLHPSLGVLSRYLRNLGVDWNPLLDGNQAAGLIILAAAWKQISYNFLFFLAGLQAIPRSVFEAAAIDGARPMRRFWTVTFPLLSPTIFFLLVVNIVYAFFDTFGIIDTMTRGGPGTSTVTLVYKVYSDGLLGGNLGSSAAQSVILMVMVIVLTGIQFRFVERKVTY, translated from the coding sequence ATGCAAAAGCAAGCCATTTTCCAAGCAAAACTATTGCCCTACGCGCTGGTTGCGCCGCAGCTCGCGATCGTCCTGATTTTTTTCTACTGGCCGGCCGCGCAGGCGGTGATCCAATCCTTCCTGCTCCAGGACGCCTTCGGTCTGTCGACAAGCTTCGTCTGGTTCGAGAATTATCAGGACCTGTTCAAGGACCCGGCCTATTTCGAGGCGGTTGTCCGTACGTTCGTCTTTTCGTTCGCCATCGCCGTCTCGTCGCTGTCCTTCGCGCTCTTGCTCGCCGTGATGGCGGACAAGCCGCTGCGCGGCTCAATGCTCTACCGCACGCTGCTGATCTGGCCCTATGCGGTGGCGCCGCCCGTCGTCGGCGTGCTCTGGATCTTCATGCTGCATCCCTCGCTCGGCGTGCTGTCGCGCTATCTGCGCAACCTGGGCGTCGACTGGAATCCGCTGCTCGACGGCAACCAGGCGGCTGGGCTGATCATCCTCGCCGCGGCGTGGAAGCAGATCTCCTATAATTTCCTGTTCTTCCTCGCCGGCCTGCAAGCCATCCCCCGAAGCGTGTTCGAGGCCGCCGCGATCGACGGCGCCCGTCCGATGCGGCGGTTCTGGACCGTGACCTTCCCGCTGCTGTCGCCCACGATCTTCTTCCTGCTGGTCGTCAACATCGTCTACGCCTTCTTCGACACCTTCGGCATCATCGACACCATGACCCGCGGCGGTCCCGGCACATCGACGGTCACGCTGGTCTACAAGGTCTATTCCGACGGCCTGCTCGGCGGCAATCTCGGCAGCTCGGCAGCGCAATCGGTGATCCTGATGGTCATGGTGATCGTGCTGACGGGAATCCAGTTCCGCTTCGTCGAACGCAAGGTGACCTACTGA
- a CDS encoding MarR family winged helix-turn-helix transcriptional regulator: MPRKLSALDPQRLDNQICFAVYSAAHAFNRVYKPLLDRLGLTYPQYLVMLVLWERDDVPVKDIGEKLFLDSGTLTPLLKRLEAAHFVRRTRSREDERQVLIALTPQGHALKEKARAVPQSILAASDCSVSELVAMKDEIVALRDRLNAVIGE, translated from the coding sequence ATGCCCCGGAAATTATCGGCGCTGGACCCGCAGCGCCTCGACAACCAGATCTGCTTCGCGGTCTATTCGGCCGCGCATGCCTTCAACCGGGTCTACAAGCCGCTGCTCGACCGGCTCGGCCTGACCTACCCGCAATATCTGGTGATGCTTGTGCTGTGGGAGCGCGACGACGTGCCGGTCAAGGACATCGGCGAAAAGCTGTTCCTGGATTCGGGCACGCTGACGCCGCTGCTCAAGCGCCTCGAGGCCGCCCACTTCGTCAGGCGCACGCGCTCGCGCGAGGACGAACGTCAGGTGCTGATCGCGCTGACCCCGCAGGGCCACGCCTTGAAGGAAAAAGCGCGCGCCGTGCCGCAGTCGATCCTGGCGGCGTCGGACTGCTCGGTCTCGGAACTGGTCGCGATGAAGGACGAGATCGTCGCGCTGCGGGACCGGTTGAATGCGGTGATCGGGGAGTAG
- a CDS encoding CaiB/BaiF CoA transferase family protein, with translation MTEAVLGAMSGLRVIDLTRVLGGPYCTQILADHGADVIKVEPPAGDEVRDWGPPFHEEDAAYFIGINRNKRSIGLDLASEGGRHVLLKMLETADVLIENFKPGTLEKWGIGNDVLSKKFPRLVHCRICGFGADGPRGGNPGYDAIIQAMTGMIAATGSPESGPMRIGVPLVDITTGLYAAIGILMALSERQRSGQGQFLETTLYETGLAIMHPHTANYFMHGKPPSLTGNEHPNLVPYAIFPTRTDDIFIGVGNDGTFRKLAKEIGKPELGTDPRFARNKDRIANREALRAELAAVFSLHEAEPLCNRLLAAGLPAGPVQKIDQALTNAHTIARGDVIEKDWYKGVASPIRLDRSKPTLRRLPPKFSQHSQEVLGEFGYSKSEIDAMVEQGTVCGPERKR, from the coding sequence ATGACTGAAGCCGTTTTGGGCGCAATGAGCGGACTGCGCGTCATCGATCTCACGCGCGTGCTTGGCGGTCCCTACTGCACCCAGATCCTCGCCGACCACGGCGCCGACGTGATCAAGGTCGAGCCGCCCGCCGGCGACGAGGTGCGCGACTGGGGCCCTCCGTTCCACGAGGAAGACGCGGCCTATTTCATCGGCATCAACCGCAACAAGCGCTCGATCGGCCTCGACCTCGCCTCCGAAGGCGGCCGCCACGTGCTGCTCAAGATGCTGGAGACGGCCGACGTCCTGATCGAGAATTTCAAGCCGGGCACGCTGGAGAAATGGGGCATCGGCAACGATGTGCTCAGCAAGAAATTCCCGCGCCTCGTGCATTGCCGGATCTGCGGCTTCGGCGCCGACGGACCGCGCGGCGGCAATCCCGGCTATGACGCCATCATCCAGGCCATGACCGGCATGATCGCGGCGACCGGTTCGCCGGAGAGCGGACCGATGCGGATCGGCGTGCCGCTGGTCGACATCACGACGGGCCTCTATGCGGCGATCGGCATCCTGATGGCGCTGTCGGAGCGGCAGCGCTCGGGCCAGGGCCAGTTCCTGGAGACGACGCTGTACGAGACCGGCCTTGCCATCATGCATCCGCACACCGCGAATTATTTCATGCACGGCAAGCCGCCATCGCTCACCGGCAACGAGCATCCCAACCTCGTGCCTTACGCGATCTTCCCGACCAGGACCGACGACATCTTCATCGGCGTCGGCAATGACGGCACCTTCCGCAAGCTCGCCAAGGAGATCGGCAAGCCCGAGCTCGGCACCGATCCGCGCTTTGCCCGCAACAAGGACCGCATCGCCAATCGCGAGGCGCTGCGGGCCGAGTTGGCCGCCGTGTTCAGCCTGCACGAGGCCGAGCCGCTGTGCAATCGTCTGCTCGCCGCCGGCCTGCCCGCAGGTCCCGTGCAGAAGATCGACCAGGCCTTGACCAACGCGCACACGATCGCCCGCGGCGATGTCATCGAGAAGGACTGGTACAAGGGCGTGGCCTCGCCGATCCGGCTCGATCGCAGCAAGCCGACCCTGCGCCGCCTGCCGCCGAAATTCAGCCAGCACTCCCAGGAGGTGCTGGGCGAGTTCGGCTACTCCAAATCCGAGATCGACGCGATGGTCGAGCAGGGCACCGTCTGCGGCCCCGAGCGCAAGCGCTAA
- the ugpE gene encoding sn-glycerol-3-phosphate ABC transporter permease UgpE — MVEEEGFRRYVAHAILWIGIAIVAFPVYIAIVASTQDNALIANGQMSLLPGGHFFEVYYKTIFVGTSGSTREPVGNMMLNSLVMALAIAIGKIAISIISAYAIVYFRFPFRMAIFWIIFITLMLPVEVRIYPTYKIVADLHMLDSYAGLALPLIASATATLLFRQFFMTVLDELLEASRIDGAGPLRFFWDTLLPLSRTNMAALFVILFILGWNQYLWPLLITTRDDMQTIQVGIRKMITTTDALTEWPIVMATAVLAMLPPVFVVVAMQKLFVRGLVETEK; from the coding sequence ATGGTCGAAGAAGAGGGCTTTCGGCGCTACGTCGCCCACGCGATTCTCTGGATCGGGATCGCGATCGTCGCATTCCCGGTCTACATCGCGATCGTCGCCTCGACCCAGGACAACGCCCTGATCGCGAACGGGCAGATGTCGCTGCTGCCGGGCGGACACTTCTTCGAGGTCTACTACAAGACCATCTTCGTCGGCACGAGCGGCTCGACCCGCGAGCCCGTCGGCAACATGATGCTGAACTCGCTGGTGATGGCGCTGGCAATCGCGATCGGCAAGATCGCGATCTCGATCATCTCGGCCTATGCGATCGTGTATTTCCGCTTTCCGTTCCGGATGGCGATCTTCTGGATCATCTTCATCACGTTGATGCTGCCGGTCGAGGTGCGCATCTATCCGACCTACAAGATCGTCGCCGATCTGCACATGCTCGACAGCTATGCCGGCCTCGCGCTGCCGCTGATCGCGTCGGCCACCGCGACGCTGCTGTTCCGCCAGTTCTTCATGACCGTGCTGGACGAGCTGTTGGAGGCCTCGCGCATCGACGGCGCCGGCCCCTTGCGCTTCTTCTGGGATACGCTGCTGCCGCTGTCGCGCACCAACATGGCGGCGCTGTTCGTGATCCTCTTCATCCTCGGCTGGAATCAATATCTCTGGCCGCTGCTGATCACCACGCGCGACGACATGCAGACCATCCAGGTCGGCATCCGCAAGATGATCACCACCACCGATGCGCTGACCGAATGGCCGATCGTGATGGCGACCGCCGTGCTGGCCATGCTGCCGCCGGTGTTCGTCGTCGTCGCCATGCAGAAATTGTTCGTGCGCGGCCTGGTCGAGACGGAAAAGTAG
- a CDS encoding GIY-YIG nuclease family protein, giving the protein MKYVYILESLNSEHFYVGITDDLRARLAKHNAGEVPHTSKYGPWRIRTYFAFDDAARAVAFERYLKSGSGRAFAKKHF; this is encoded by the coding sequence ATGAAATACGTCTATATCCTCGAAAGTCTCAATTCCGAGCATTTCTACGTCGGCATCACCGACGACCTACGGGCCCGTTTAGCCAAGCATAACGCCGGCGAGGTGCCACACACGTCGAAATATGGGCCTTGGAGAATTCGGACCTATTTCGCCTTTGATGACGCGGCACGCGCTGTCGCGTTCGAGCGATACCTGAAATCGGGCTCGGGGCGCGCCTTCGCGAAGAAGCACTTCTGA
- the ugpB gene encoding sn-glycerol-3-phosphate ABC transporter substrate-binding protein UgpB — protein MALRHFGAAAAVAITIGMGASPAWAATEIQWWHAMTGANNDVIVKLATDFNASQTDYKVIPTYKGNYPDTMNAGIAAFRAGNAPHIMQVFEVGTATMMAATGAVKPVYKLMAEAGEKFDPKIYLPAITGYYSTSKGEMLSFPFNSSSTVMWVNLDELKKANVEIPKTWPETFEAAKKLKAAGHDTCGFSGSWVTWVNLEQLSAWHNVPLASKANGLDGFDTVLEFNGPLQVKHLETLVELQKTKTYDYAGRTNTGEGRFTSGECPIYLTSSAFFGNVKAQAKFNFTAVPMPYYPDVKGAPQNSIIGGASLWVMGGKSADEYKGVAKFLTFLSDTDRQVYIHKASGYLPITKAAYAKAKEEGFYKDQPYLETPLIELTNKEPTDNSRGLRLGNMVQLRDVWSEEIEQALAGKKTAKQALDAAVERGNTMLRQFEKTAVK, from the coding sequence ATGGCTCTTCGACACTTTGGGGCGGCTGCCGCAGTTGCGATCACGATCGGCATGGGCGCTTCGCCGGCGTGGGCCGCGACCGAAATCCAGTGGTGGCACGCGATGACCGGCGCCAACAACGACGTCATCGTCAAGCTCGCCACCGACTTCAACGCCTCGCAGACCGACTACAAGGTGATCCCGACCTACAAGGGCAACTATCCCGATACGATGAACGCCGGCATCGCCGCGTTCCGCGCCGGCAACGCCCCGCACATCATGCAGGTGTTCGAAGTCGGCACCGCGACCATGATGGCCGCGACCGGCGCCGTAAAACCCGTCTACAAGCTGATGGCCGAGGCCGGCGAGAAGTTCGACCCCAAGATCTACCTGCCCGCCATCACCGGCTACTACTCGACCTCGAAGGGCGAGATGCTGTCGTTCCCGTTCAACTCGTCGTCGACCGTCATGTGGGTCAACCTCGACGAGCTCAAGAAGGCGAACGTCGAGATCCCCAAGACCTGGCCCGAAACGTTCGAGGCCGCCAAGAAGCTGAAGGCTGCGGGTCATGACACCTGCGGCTTCTCGGGCTCCTGGGTCACCTGGGTCAATCTCGAGCAGCTCTCCGCCTGGCACAACGTGCCGCTCGCCAGCAAGGCCAACGGCCTCGACGGCTTCGACACCGTGCTCGAGTTCAACGGCCCGCTCCAGGTCAAGCATCTCGAAACCCTGGTCGAGCTGCAGAAGACCAAGACCTACGACTATGCCGGCCGCACCAACACCGGCGAAGGCCGCTTCACCTCCGGCGAATGCCCGATTTACCTGACCTCGTCGGCGTTCTTCGGCAACGTCAAGGCGCAGGCCAAGTTCAACTTCACCGCCGTGCCGATGCCATACTATCCGGACGTCAAGGGCGCGCCGCAGAACTCGATCATCGGCGGCGCTTCGCTCTGGGTCATGGGCGGCAAGTCGGCCGACGAATACAAGGGTGTCGCGAAGTTCCTGACCTTCCTCTCGGACACCGATCGCCAAGTCTACATCCACAAGGCCTCGGGCTATCTGCCGATCACCAAGGCGGCCTACGCCAAGGCGAAGGAAGAAGGCTTCTACAAGGATCAGCCCTATCTCGAGACCCCGCTGATCGAGCTGACCAACAAGGAGCCGACCGACAATTCGCGCGGTCTGCGCCTCGGCAACATGGTTCAGCTGCGTGACGTCTGGTCGGAAGAGATCGAGCAGGCGCTGGCTGGCAAGAAGACCGCCAAGCAGGCGCTGGATGCTGCCGTCGAGCGCGGCAACACGATGCTGCGCCAGTTCGAAAAGACTGCCGTCAAGTGA
- a CDS encoding sn-glycerol-3-phosphate import ATP-binding protein UgpC, which produces MANVTLRNVRKTYPGGFEAIKGVNVDVGDGQFCVLVGPSGCGKSTLLRMVAGLETVTGGEIDIGGRVVNQIEPADRDIAMVFQNYALYPHMSVFNNMAYGLRNRGMKEAEVKTRVEEAARVLELAPMLERKPRQLSGGQRQRVAMGRAIVRQPKVFLFDEPLSNLDAKLRIAMRVEIRKLQRRLNTTSIYVTHDQLEAMTLADILVVMNGGQVEQVGNPLAIYEKPATTFVASFIGAPPMNLMSTRADEIKSQLDGSATEAGILGIRPEDFVITDQTPAGGVALPLTVEAIERVGAETFVYGTRAQDDQRVAATPGELPPGEVIVRIPGTEAPAIGERIRVAAVRPKLHLFSGDGRTRIEA; this is translated from the coding sequence ATGGCTAACGTCACGCTGCGCAACGTCCGCAAGACCTATCCCGGCGGCTTCGAGGCCATCAAGGGCGTCAACGTCGATGTCGGCGACGGCCAGTTCTGCGTGCTGGTCGGTCCCTCCGGCTGCGGCAAGTCCACGCTGCTGCGCATGGTCGCAGGGCTCGAGACCGTCACCGGCGGCGAGATCGACATCGGCGGCCGCGTCGTCAACCAGATCGAGCCCGCCGATCGCGACATCGCGATGGTGTTCCAGAACTACGCGCTCTATCCGCATATGAGCGTCTTCAACAACATGGCCTACGGCCTGCGCAACCGCGGCATGAAGGAGGCCGAGGTCAAGACCCGCGTCGAGGAAGCCGCACGCGTGCTCGAGCTCGCGCCGATGCTGGAGCGCAAGCCGCGCCAGCTCTCCGGCGGCCAGCGCCAGCGCGTCGCGATGGGCCGCGCCATCGTGCGCCAGCCGAAAGTCTTTCTGTTCGACGAGCCGCTGTCGAACCTCGACGCAAAGCTGCGCATTGCAATGCGGGTCGAGATCCGCAAGTTGCAGCGCCGGCTCAACACGACGTCGATCTACGTCACCCACGACCAGCTCGAGGCGATGACGCTCGCCGATATTCTCGTGGTGATGAATGGCGGCCAGGTCGAGCAGGTCGGCAATCCGCTCGCGATCTACGAGAAGCCGGCGACGACCTTCGTCGCCTCCTTCATCGGGGCACCGCCGATGAACCTGATGTCGACGCGCGCCGATGAGATCAAATCGCAGCTCGACGGCAGCGCGACCGAGGCCGGCATCCTCGGCATCCGCCCTGAAGACTTCGTGATCACCGACCAGACCCCGGCCGGCGGTGTCGCATTGCCGCTGACGGTGGAAGCGATCGAGCGCGTCGGCGCGGAAACCTTCGTCTACGGCACGCGGGCCCAGGACGACCAGCGCGTCGCCGCCACCCCCGGCGAGTTGCCGCCCGGCGAGGTCATCGTCCGCATTCCCGGAACCGAGGCCCCCGCCATCGGTGAGAGGATCCGCGTCGCGGCGGTACGGCCGAAACTGCACCTTTTCAGCGGTGACGGACGGACCCGGATCGAAGCCTGA
- a CDS encoding organic hydroperoxide resistance protein, with the protein MSVNVLYKTSAKATGGRDGHAATLDGALDVKLTTPKELGGGGGAGNNPEQLFAAGYSACFIGAMKFVASQGGPKVPADASVTSTVGIGPRAAGGFGLDIDLAVSLPGLARAEAEALVEKAHQVCPYSNATRGNVDVRLTVV; encoded by the coding sequence ATGTCGGTAAACGTCCTGTACAAGACCAGCGCCAAAGCCACCGGCGGCCGCGACGGCCATGCCGCGACCCTCGACGGCGCGCTCGACGTCAAGCTCACCACGCCGAAGGAACTCGGCGGCGGAGGCGGCGCCGGCAACAATCCCGAGCAGCTGTTTGCGGCCGGCTATTCCGCCTGCTTCATCGGCGCGATGAAGTTCGTGGCCTCGCAGGGCGGCCCGAAGGTTCCGGCTGACGCCTCGGTCACCTCCACCGTCGGCATCGGCCCGCGCGCGGCCGGCGGCTTCGGTCTCGACATCGATCTGGCCGTCTCGCTGCCGGGCCTCGCCCGCGCGGAAGCCGAGGCGCTGGTCGAGAAGGCCCACCAGGTGTGCCCCTACTCCAATGCCACGCGCGGCAATGTCGACGTTCGCCTGACGGTCGTCTGA
- a CDS encoding BQ00720 family protein, which produces MSEGHVAFEYEAKNVSPETLATLGEGHIAYVKQIRSEDVPGLFPEAPKIAPGLKLFALHAADGTPIMLTDSREAAVANAWSNELQAVSVH; this is translated from the coding sequence ATGAGTGAAGGTCACGTTGCGTTCGAATACGAAGCCAAGAACGTCTCGCCCGAGACGCTGGCAACCCTCGGCGAAGGTCATATCGCCTATGTGAAGCAGATCCGCTCCGAGGATGTGCCGGGCCTGTTTCCCGAGGCGCCGAAAATCGCGCCGGGCCTCAAGCTCTTCGCGCTCCACGCCGCCGACGGCACGCCAATCATGCTGACCGACAGCCGCGAAGCCGCGGTCGCCAACGCCTGGAGCAACGAGCTGCAAGCCGTGAGCGTGCACTGA
- a CDS encoding TIGR02300 family protein, with amino-acid sequence MAKSELGTKRICPTTGKKFYDLNKNPVISPYTGEVVPIAPVAPARATRGAEPRHTPAADTTPEPAEVEEVSLEEADAEENTGKVKAAVPESEDDIEVDETIEDDDDDDSTFIADDEEGDEDVTDIIGDVGGDEET; translated from the coding sequence GTGGCCAAGTCCGAACTCGGAACCAAACGTATTTGCCCGACCACGGGCAAGAAGTTCTATGACCTCAACAAGAATCCGGTGATCTCGCCCTATACCGGCGAAGTCGTCCCGATCGCGCCTGTGGCGCCGGCCCGCGCGACTCGCGGCGCCGAACCTCGCCACACGCCGGCTGCCGACACCACGCCGGAGCCGGCAGAAGTCGAAGAGGTCTCGCTCGAGGAGGCCGACGCCGAGGAAAACACCGGCAAGGTCAAGGCCGCGGTGCCCGAATCCGAGGACGACATCGAGGTCGACGAGACCATCGAGGACGATGACGACGATGATTCGACCTTTATCGCCGACGACGAAGAGGGCGATGAGGACGTTACCGACATCATTGGTGATGTCGGAGGTGATGAAGAGACTTGA
- a CDS encoding Hsp20 family protein, with the protein MSRVPTLSSPFLLGFDEIERVLDRVVKGADGYPPYNIERCDRSDGQPERLRITLAVAGFTRDQLDVTIEENQLVIRGRQQDDKTRQYIHRGIAARHFQRTFVLAEGMLVLGADLKNGLLSVDLARPEPERIVKTIAINEHE; encoded by the coding sequence ATGTCTCGTGTTCCAACGCTTTCCAGTCCGTTCCTTTTGGGCTTCGACGAGATCGAGCGCGTGCTTGATCGCGTCGTCAAAGGCGCCGACGGCTACCCTCCCTACAATATCGAGAGGTGCGACCGGTCGGACGGCCAGCCCGAGCGGCTGCGGATCACGCTGGCGGTCGCCGGATTCACCCGCGACCAACTCGATGTAACCATTGAGGAAAACCAGCTCGTGATTCGCGGGCGGCAGCAGGACGACAAGACCCGGCAATACATCCATCGCGGCATCGCCGCGCGCCACTTCCAGCGCACCTTCGTGCTGGCGGAGGGGATGCTCGTGCTGGGAGCGGATCTGAAGAACGGGCTGCTGTCGGTCGATCTTGCCCGGCCTGAACCGGAGAGGATCGTTAAGACAATCGCTATCAATGAGCACGAATAA